The nucleotide sequence CGGCAGACAACAAGCAGGACAGCATCCGCAGCATTGCCGCGCAGATTGAAAGCGAAATGCAGGCCCTGCTCGTCTTCATCGCCGCTTACGGAAAGGACTGAGCCATGTCGCACGTCATCGTGGTGGACGACAACGACACCAACCTGCTGCTGCTGCGCCATATCCTGCAGAAGCTGGACGGCGTCACGGTAGACACCTTCGCCGATCCGCTGCAGGCACTGCAATGGTGCCGGCAGAACGAGCCCGATCTCATCCTGCTGGATTACATGATGCCGGAGATGGATGGCCTGGAATTCATGCGCCGTTTCTTTGCCCTGCCGCAGCGGCAGGATGTGCCGGTGGTGATGGTCACCGCCGATACCGAGCGCGATGTGCGCCATCTGGCATTGCAACAGGGTGCGCGCGACTTCCTGACCAAGCCGGTGGACAAGGTGGAACTGACGGTGCGGGTGAGCAACCTGCTGGCACTGCGCAAGAGTACCCAGAAACTGGCCAACCGCGCGGCCTGGCTGCTGGAAGAGGTCAAGCAGGCCACGGCGGAAATCCGCGCCCGGGAAAAGGAAGCCATCCTGCGCCTGTCGCGGGCGGCTGAATACCGCGACCAGGAAACCGGTGCCCACCTGCTGCGCATGTCGGCCTATACCCGGCTGATCGCCCGCCAGCTGGGACTGCCGCTGCAGGAGCAGGAAATGCTGCAGGAAGCCGCGCCCATGCACGATATCGGCAAGGTGGGCATTCCTGATGCCATCCTGCTCAAGCCCGGCAAGCTGAGCGACGAAGAAATGGCCATCATGCGCCAGCACCCGCTGTTCGGGCATGAAATCCTTGCCGACTCGGTATCGCCGCTATTGCAATGCGCC is from Aquitalea aquatilis and encodes:
- a CDS encoding HD domain-containing phosphohydrolase, giving the protein MSHVIVVDDNDTNLLLLRHILQKLDGVTVDTFADPLQALQWCRQNEPDLILLDYMMPEMDGLEFMRRFFALPQRQDVPVVMVTADTERDVRHLALQQGARDFLTKPVDKVELTVRVSNLLALRKSTQKLANRAAWLLEEVKQATAEIRAREKEAILRLSRAAEYRDQETGAHLLRMSAYTRLIARQLGLPLQEQEMLQEAAPMHDIGKVGIPDAILLKPGKLSDEEMAIMRQHPLFGHEILADSVSPLLQCAAVVALSHHEKFDGSGYPHGLSGQDIPLWGRIVAVADVFDALTSARPYKNAWPLERARQHLEAQKGAHFDPDCVDALFALWPEVMTIRQRYADEQDPPSPPADSRGAGHA